GCACGAAAACAGGCGTCCCGGCTTGATATGCGGAGGCCAAGATTCCGCCGTCGCTTTTATTCGAGGAGGAAACGCACCTCCCTAGGAGATGGATGATTTCCCTAGAGGAGTATAGGTAGCCGTCTGATAGCTTTTCCGCGAAGTCTTTTTCGATCCAACTGTCCAGTTTATAGAGTTTATTTTCGTCAACCAACAAATCGTATATTCTATTCACCCTATCAGCTTTTAAAGACTCATCCTTCAATCCGCATGTTTTTTGGTAATGCCTCCCCCCGAAGGCTTCATAGAGGTCGTGGTAAATGTTAGCCCCAGTGGTAACCAACACATCTATCATCCTATTCTTTATGAGAAAACCTATGATCTTCCT
This genomic stretch from Candidatus Bathyarchaeia archaeon harbors:
- a CDS encoding deoxyhypusine synthase family protein; this translates as MNPIKINADKTASTILEEMCLTAFQGRALGEVVKTWKKMLAEKRIVIWMGLAGAMAPAGMRKIIGFLIKNRMIDVLVTTGANIYHDLYEAFGGRHYQKTCGLKDESLKADRVNRIYDLLVDENKLYKLDSWIEKDFAEKLSDGYLYSSREIIHLLGRCVSSSNKSDGGILASAYQAGTPVFV